From a region of the Candidatus Bathyarchaeota archaeon genome:
- a CDS encoding NTPase has translation MKRLTFITGPPRTGKTTVLLRAVEKLRAKGYKLGGMTSQEILERGIRVGFEIRDYASGRKGWLAHTRQPVGPRIGKYRVNLDSLNSIGATSILNALKDADIVLIDEIGPMELFSQAFKEAGQKAINSSKPVLGTIHYHAQHHLVKQIKSRNDADIIEVTQENRDQLPTLIVDKIIKFSR, from the coding sequence ATGAAACGACTCACATTCATAACTGGTCCTCCAAGAACAGGAAAAACAACTGTATTGCTTAGAGCCGTAGAGAAACTAAGAGCAAAAGGCTACAAACTAGGCGGCATGACCAGTCAAGAAATTCTAGAAAGAGGCATTCGAGTAGGCTTCGAAATCCGCGACTACGCATCGGGCAGAAAAGGATGGCTCGCACACACTCGTCAACCCGTAGGTCCTCGAATCGGCAAATATCGAGTCAACCTTGACAGCCTTAACTCGATAGGTGCCACATCCATACTGAACGCCCTAAAAGACGCAGACATAGTGCTGATTGACGAAATTGGCCCCATGGAGTTATTCTCCCAAGCTTTCAAGGAGGCAGGGCAAAAAGCAATTAACAGCTCTAAACCAGTGCTTGGTACAATTCATTACCACGCCCAACATCATCTTGTTAAACAAATCAAGTCAAGAAATGACGCGGACATAATTGAAGTTACTCAAGAAAATAGAGACCAGCTTCCAACTTTGATTGTTGATAAAATTATTAAGTTTAGTAGATAA
- a CDS encoding tRNA (guanine(10)-N(2))-dimethyltransferase translates to MFSGRVTRLSFSFPTEAVVEGMVEVVVPRLAAFVEKPSDYAPSKAPVFYNPVMELNRDLAVLALQAFQRLIGRELTVCEPLAGCGIRGIRLASEVDSVGKVVVNDINGEASRLAKFNVEKNRLVGKVDVENEDANFLLSRFAAPRKRFDYVDIDPFGSPMPFVDSALRAMRRGGLLALTATDLAPLCGVHPKACVRKYGGRPLRTEYCHELAVRLLAGALAKTAAKYDVGVKVMFSHSSEHYIRLYAAADYGAKKADDSLKNMGYITHCFACFHREASAGMFHCKKEMCLECGNKMSIAGPLWIGKIVNEDFVAYMEREAKIKDFRQKKKIRRLLALTREETNAPITYYMVDKICDKLGLPVPSIKRVVAELEKAGHKVVLTHFKTHGLKTDASARVVKETIIKIC, encoded by the coding sequence GTGTTTTCTGGTCGAGTGACGAGGTTGAGTTTTTCTTTTCCTACAGAGGCTGTTGTTGAGGGCATGGTTGAGGTTGTTGTGCCAAGGCTTGCGGCATTTGTGGAGAAGCCCTCAGATTATGCGCCTTCGAAAGCGCCTGTGTTTTACAATCCTGTAATGGAGCTGAATCGTGATTTGGCGGTTTTAGCATTGCAGGCTTTTCAACGACTTATTGGACGCGAGTTGACTGTTTGTGAGCCATTGGCTGGCTGCGGGATTCGGGGGATAAGGTTGGCAAGTGAAGTTGATAGCGTGGGAAAGGTAGTTGTTAACGACATTAATGGTGAAGCCAGTCGATTGGCGAAGTTTAACGTTGAGAAGAACAGGTTGGTGGGCAAGGTTGATGTGGAGAATGAGGACGCCAATTTTTTGCTTAGTCGTTTTGCAGCACCTAGAAAACGATTTGACTACGTTGACATTGATCCTTTTGGCTCGCCGATGCCCTTTGTAGACTCCGCGTTGAGAGCCATGCGAAGAGGTGGGTTGTTAGCGTTAACCGCTACCGACTTAGCTCCTTTGTGCGGCGTACATCCTAAAGCCTGCGTGCGAAAGTATGGTGGAAGACCGTTGCGAACTGAGTATTGTCACGAGTTGGCTGTGCGTCTGTTGGCTGGGGCTTTGGCAAAGACTGCGGCTAAATATGATGTTGGCGTTAAAGTTATGTTTAGTCACAGCTCGGAGCATTACATTAGGCTTTACGCTGCGGCTGACTATGGAGCCAAAAAAGCAGATGACAGCCTCAAGAACATGGGTTATATCACTCATTGCTTTGCCTGCTTTCACAGAGAAGCATCAGCTGGAATGTTCCATTGCAAGAAAGAGATGTGCCTAGAATGTGGCAACAAGATGAGCATCGCAGGCCCCCTCTGGATAGGCAAAATCGTCAACGAAGATTTTGTTGCTTATATGGAAAGAGAAGCAAAGATTAAAGATTTTAGGCAGAAAAAGAAGATTCGTAGACTTTTGGCTCTAACGAGAGAAGAGACAAATGCGCCTATCACATATTATATGGTGGACAAGATTTGTGACAAACTTGGTTTACCTGTCCCATCAATAAAAAGAGTAGTTGCAGAGCTAGAGAAGGCAGGGCACAAAGTAGTTTTAACTCATTTTAAAACCCACGGACTCAAAACAGATGCGTCAGCTAGGGTAGTCAAAGAAACAATTATTAAGATATGTTGA
- a CDS encoding hydroxymethylglutaryl-CoA reductase, degradative, whose protein sequence is MSKTSTFTGFYKLPIEERLRVVKEFANLTDDEINLLKNTGALPLEFADRMIENVVGAFPVPLGIAVNFLINKRDYLIPMAIEEPSVVAAASYAAKMARESGGFHTSSTSPIMIGQIQAVGIKDPHRARMAVYTYKEEILEKANEQDPVLVSVGGGAKDLDAKIIHTPTGPMLITELHVDCRDAMGANAVNTMAEAVAPMIERVTGGRVYLRIISNLATKRLARAHATFPKEAVGGEEIVDGIVQAYQFAAADPYRAATHNKGILNGAIAVVIATCNDHRAIEAGAHAYAARTGHYTALSSWEKGKDGDLVGSLEMPMAIGTIGGAVRTHPIAKIALKILGVKSANELAEVITAVGLAQNLGALRALTHEGIQRGHMRLHARNIAIAAGATDKLVDIVSEQMVKERKIRMDRAKEILEQYRKTNL, encoded by the coding sequence ATGAGTAAAACTTCCACGTTCACAGGCTTCTACAAGCTACCGATAGAAGAACGCCTTCGAGTAGTTAAAGAATTTGCCAACTTAACAGACGACGAAATAAATTTGCTCAAGAACACTGGTGCACTGCCTCTAGAGTTTGCCGACCGCATGATAGAAAACGTCGTCGGCGCCTTCCCTGTTCCCCTAGGCATAGCTGTCAACTTTCTCATCAACAAACGAGACTACCTTATCCCCATGGCAATAGAGGAACCCTCCGTCGTAGCGGCGGCAAGCTACGCCGCAAAAATGGCACGCGAAAGCGGAGGATTCCACACTAGCAGCACATCACCTATTATGATAGGTCAAATCCAAGCGGTAGGCATTAAAGACCCACACCGCGCTCGCATGGCAGTCTACACTTACAAAGAAGAGATTCTCGAAAAAGCCAACGAACAAGACCCGGTTCTCGTCTCTGTAGGCGGCGGGGCTAAAGATTTAGACGCAAAAATAATCCACACTCCAACTGGTCCTATGCTCATAACTGAGCTTCACGTTGACTGCCGAGACGCTATGGGCGCCAACGCGGTTAACACCATGGCAGAAGCGGTTGCTCCAATGATAGAAAGGGTAACCGGCGGCCGTGTCTACCTACGCATCATCAGCAACCTCGCCACTAAACGCTTGGCTCGAGCGCACGCAACTTTTCCCAAAGAAGCGGTGGGCGGAGAAGAGATTGTAGACGGCATAGTTCAGGCTTACCAATTCGCAGCCGCAGACCCCTACCGCGCAGCGACGCACAACAAAGGCATTCTCAACGGCGCAATTGCTGTTGTCATCGCCACATGCAACGACCACCGCGCCATAGAAGCAGGTGCCCACGCTTATGCCGCCCGTACAGGCCATTACACAGCGCTATCGTCATGGGAAAAAGGCAAAGATGGAGACTTAGTGGGTTCGCTTGAAATGCCTATGGCAATTGGCACAATCGGAGGCGCCGTGCGCACCCACCCAATCGCCAAAATCGCACTCAAAATTCTAGGCGTAAAATCAGCTAACGAACTCGCTGAAGTCATAACCGCAGTGGGCTTGGCTCAAAACCTAGGCGCCCTCCGCGCTCTGACACATGAAGGCATCCAACGAGGCCACATGCGACTGCACGCCCGAAACATAGCAATCGCAGCAGGCGCCACCGATAAACTCGTTGACATCGTAAGCGAACAAATGGTAAAGGAACGCAAAATACGCATGGACAGAGCCAAAGAAATCCTTGAACAGTACCGGAAGACCAACCTATGA
- the prs gene encoding ribose-phosphate diphosphokinase — MIILPGPASKDLANSLATELKARLVPVFFKKFPDGESYIRIDGDVQEEDVVIVQTTSPPQDARMMQLFLLASAAKNQDAKRIRAVVPYFAYSRQDKVFLPGEAFSAKTVVGVLKTCGVTQIITVNAHNSAALEGFTVPVKDLSAIPLLAEYFRDQGFKGAVSLSMGKKGLATAKEAADVLKGGYDYVLTRRDRHTGKVSIEEKPLEVKGKVAIFFDDIISSGGTMMKAVAHAKNQGATKVYAACVHPILIANAKEKIIQSGADEVVGTDSVPSPVSGVSVAPIIAEALI; from the coding sequence ATGATAATCCTGCCTGGTCCGGCAAGCAAAGACTTAGCGAACAGTCTTGCCACGGAGTTGAAAGCTAGACTAGTTCCTGTTTTTTTCAAGAAATTTCCAGATGGTGAAAGCTACATACGCATTGACGGCGACGTACAAGAAGAAGACGTTGTAATCGTTCAAACCACGAGTCCACCTCAAGATGCACGAATGATGCAGCTCTTTTTGTTGGCATCCGCAGCCAAAAATCAAGACGCCAAAAGAATCAGGGCGGTGGTGCCCTACTTTGCGTACAGTCGCCAAGACAAAGTGTTCCTCCCTGGCGAAGCTTTCAGCGCTAAGACTGTCGTTGGCGTACTCAAAACATGCGGAGTCACTCAAATAATCACTGTTAACGCTCATAACTCCGCGGCTTTAGAAGGCTTCACCGTTCCCGTGAAAGACCTTTCAGCCATTCCCCTGTTGGCGGAATATTTCAGAGACCAAGGCTTTAAGGGTGCGGTCTCGCTATCAATGGGCAAGAAAGGCTTAGCCACAGCGAAAGAAGCTGCCGACGTGCTCAAGGGCGGATATGATTACGTTCTAACTCGAAGAGACCGCCACACGGGAAAAGTCAGCATCGAAGAGAAACCTCTTGAAGTGAAAGGCAAAGTTGCGATTTTCTTCGATGACATAATAAGCAGCGGCGGAACAATGATGAAAGCAGTTGCCCACGCAAAGAATCAAGGAGCAACAAAAGTGTATGCTGCTTGTGTGCATCCTATCTTAATAGCCAACGCTAAGGAAAAAATAATACAAAGCGGAGCTGACGAAGTTGTGGGCACCGACAGCGTTCCAAGCCCTGTAAGCGGCGTTTCCGTGGCGCCCATAATTGCTGAGGCTCTGATCTAG
- a CDS encoding DNA methyltransferase, whose protein sequence is MPKLFFLLSGEHKTLPFAELKAILETEDIPYKELQTLSQVLRLNTTVDAVEPVRGRAALTRICCQELFYCQASFAEIVRAMQSVSLDNFLQQSESFVVRVRRVGEAARNLISMDLERKLGELVLNKVKGAKVNIKQPKKTFFGTLTDSSFLFGLKLAEIAPTPFMQRRPRKRPFFHPSAMPAKLARCMVNLAMPKRGDLVLDPFCGTGSFLIEAGLLGCRVLGFDAKRRMVRGSSRNLRFFNVEFEGLGVADAKHLPLMKFDCIVTDPPYGRSASTLGYTTRQIIQDFLVMSGDRVAKGQRICTAAPKTVHISEIAETLGFKHVQSHFVYVHRSLTREIVVLEKA, encoded by the coding sequence GTGCCCAAGCTTTTCTTTCTTCTCTCAGGCGAGCATAAAACCCTGCCATTCGCAGAACTTAAAGCAATTCTGGAAACTGAAGATATACCTTATAAAGAGTTGCAAACGTTATCACAGGTTCTGCGGCTGAACACAACTGTTGATGCAGTTGAACCTGTTAGAGGAAGAGCTGCATTGACGCGAATTTGTTGTCAAGAACTATTCTATTGTCAAGCTTCTTTTGCAGAAATCGTGAGAGCTATGCAGTCTGTCTCGCTAGATAATTTTCTTCAGCAAAGTGAAAGCTTTGTTGTGCGTGTTCGACGGGTGGGCGAGGCGGCGCGAAATTTGATCAGTATGGATTTAGAACGGAAACTCGGCGAGCTCGTCTTAAACAAGGTCAAGGGGGCAAAGGTTAACATTAAACAGCCAAAGAAAACTTTCTTCGGAACATTAACCGATAGCAGCTTTCTTTTCGGGTTGAAACTTGCAGAAATTGCACCCACTCCTTTCATGCAGAGGCGCCCCAGGAAACGTCCCTTTTTCCACCCTTCAGCAATGCCAGCGAAGTTGGCGAGGTGCATGGTCAATTTAGCCATGCCTAAAAGGGGTGATTTAGTTCTAGACCCTTTCTGCGGCACGGGCAGTTTTCTTATAGAAGCTGGTTTGTTGGGTTGTCGGGTGTTGGGTTTTGATGCTAAGAGGCGTATGGTTAGGGGGAGCTCGCGGAATCTGAGGTTCTTTAATGTAGAATTTGAGGGTTTAGGGGTTGCTGACGCTAAGCATTTGCCGTTAATGAAATTTGACTGTATAGTTACAGATCCGCCGTATGGTCGTTCAGCGTCTACATTGGGATATACGACTAGGCAGATTATTCAGGATTTCCTAGTAATGTCCGGTGATAGGGTGGCGAAAGGACAACGTATTTGCACAGCAGCTCCAAAAACGGTTCACATAAGTGAGATAGCTGAAACCTTAGGTTTTAAACATGTTCAGTCCCACTTCGTTTATGTACACCGAAGTCTCACTAGAGAAATTGTAGTGTTGGAGAAAGCGTAG
- the rnz gene encoding ribonuclease Z: MSLQVIFLGTAGSIPTSKRSLPAVAIRRKGELILFDCGEGVQRQMVKAGLGFNRKMKVLITHMHGDHMLGLPGMIQTMSLLGRTRKLEIYGPVGLEDFVKVIEKTVQFALTFPLEIAEIEGEGLISEEKEYEVYAACASHVTPAFAYNLVEKPRLGKFYPEKAKALGIPEGVLWSKLQHGSAVKLPNGKVVEPEKVVDPKRPGRKIVYTGDSRSSKSLVELAKNADLLIHDCTFDDELAERAEEDGHSTPSQAAKTAKKAKAKRLILTHISARYKKPDLLLNQARKGFSNVDVAEDFMKIDLPLLDVK, from the coding sequence ATGAGTCTGCAAGTGATTTTTCTCGGAACGGCTGGCAGCATACCCACATCTAAGCGATCGTTGCCAGCTGTCGCAATCCGGAGAAAGGGCGAGTTAATTCTCTTCGACTGTGGCGAGGGGGTTCAACGGCAAATGGTAAAGGCGGGTTTGGGCTTTAACAGGAAAATGAAGGTGTTAATAACTCACATGCACGGCGACCACATGCTTGGCTTACCTGGCATGATCCAGACAATGTCGTTGCTAGGCCGTACAAGGAAGTTGGAAATTTACGGACCAGTGGGCTTGGAAGACTTCGTTAAAGTTATTGAAAAGACTGTGCAGTTTGCTCTTACGTTTCCTCTTGAGATAGCTGAGATTGAAGGTGAAGGGCTTATCTCTGAAGAGAAAGAGTATGAGGTATATGCAGCATGTGCAAGCCATGTGACTCCCGCATTTGCTTACAACCTTGTTGAAAAGCCGCGTCTAGGCAAGTTCTATCCAGAAAAAGCCAAAGCATTAGGCATTCCTGAAGGAGTACTGTGGTCGAAGCTTCAGCATGGGTCAGCCGTAAAGTTGCCAAACGGAAAAGTTGTCGAACCTGAGAAAGTGGTTGATCCAAAAAGACCGGGAAGGAAAATCGTCTATACTGGAGACAGTAGGTCTTCAAAGTCTCTTGTGGAGTTGGCTAAAAATGCCGATCTGCTTATCCACGACTGCACATTTGATGATGAACTTGCAGAAAGAGCCGAGGAAGATGGGCATTCTACACCGAGCCAAGCAGCGAAAACAGCAAAAAAAGCAAAGGCAAAACGGCTAATTTTAACGCATATCAGCGCACGTTATAAAAAGCCCGATCTGTTGTTAAACCAAGCTAGGAAAGGCTTTTCAAATGTTGATGTGGCTGAAGACTTTATGAAGATTGATTTGCCACTACTTGATGTCAAGTGA
- a CDS encoding sugar phosphate isomerase/epimerase, producing MAKADIGLSMLHCLGEPFSSLCQRLQEVTVNYVELIDDGWHRLDQERVKKLKEIGESQGLAYTLHAPFANINIAAPAEDMRNFFLKRLEKSMTFTRQLECCLMVFHPGLRTGISGFYPGVDWKTNIESVQKLLKLSRKHGVKIAIENVPEQFGFLVANVEQFSLFFNKLGEDIGLVLDVGHSNINGQTHAFIEAFGEKIVHVHAHDNDGKRDLHLGVDSGAVNWQQFAADIKKMRFEGIVMVESYYNIKESIATLQKLFT from the coding sequence ATGGCTAAAGCTGACATCGGCTTGTCTATGCTGCATTGTTTAGGCGAACCGTTTTCCAGCCTTTGCCAGAGACTGCAAGAGGTTACAGTAAACTATGTGGAATTGATTGACGATGGCTGGCACAGACTCGACCAAGAGCGGGTGAAGAAGCTTAAAGAAATCGGTGAATCACAAGGCTTAGCATATACGTTGCATGCACCCTTCGCAAACATCAACATTGCCGCACCAGCAGAAGACATGCGTAATTTCTTTCTTAAACGACTCGAAAAGTCTATGACTTTTACACGACAACTTGAATGTTGCCTCATGGTGTTCCATCCAGGTTTGCGGACAGGTATAAGTGGTTTTTATCCCGGCGTGGACTGGAAAACAAACATTGAATCGGTGCAGAAACTACTTAAACTGTCTAGAAAACATGGGGTGAAGATTGCAATTGAAAACGTTCCTGAGCAGTTTGGGTTCTTGGTGGCAAATGTTGAGCAGTTTTCCCTTTTTTTTAACAAGCTTGGCGAAGACATAGGCTTAGTATTAGATGTGGGGCACTCGAACATAAACGGTCAAACCCACGCTTTTATAGAAGCTTTCGGCGAGAAGATTGTTCATGTCCACGCACACGACAACGATGGAAAACGAGACTTGCACCTAGGAGTTGACAGTGGCGCTGTGAATTGGCAACAATTCGCAGCAGACATCAAAAAGATGAGGTTTGAAGGAATTGTAATGGTGGAATCCTACTACAACATAAAAGAAAGCATAGCAACGCTGCAAAAACTTTTCACTTGA
- a CDS encoding AAA family ATPase, producing the protein MKNKVVVGVAGMPGSGKATVVEVAKKMGCGIVVMGDEVRKETKRRNLEPTPENVGKVMLKLRQEGGPAVVAKRCVPKIEKMKNKVVIIDGIRSIYEADEFKKRFSRFKLLAIHSSPETRFKRLFRRKRSDDPACWETFLERDWRELHIGLGSVIASADVMIVNEGKRAELKREVVKFLENVTKSGRSKRASKSGS; encoded by the coding sequence ATGAAGAACAAAGTTGTTGTTGGAGTTGCAGGAATGCCGGGCTCTGGAAAAGCAACAGTAGTTGAAGTTGCTAAGAAGATGGGCTGCGGTATTGTTGTCATGGGTGATGAGGTGAGGAAAGAAACTAAACGTCGAAATTTAGAGCCGACGCCCGAAAATGTGGGTAAAGTGATGCTGAAACTGCGTCAAGAAGGCGGACCTGCAGTAGTGGCGAAACGCTGCGTCCCTAAGATTGAAAAAATGAAGAACAAAGTTGTCATTATTGATGGCATTCGCAGCATATACGAAGCAGACGAATTCAAAAAGCGTTTTTCAAGGTTCAAACTCCTAGCCATTCACTCCTCGCCTGAAACAAGGTTCAAAAGGCTCTTTAGACGTAAACGGAGCGATGATCCCGCCTGTTGGGAAACTTTTTTGGAGCGGGATTGGCGAGAGCTTCATATTGGGCTTGGCAGCGTTATTGCTTCTGCGGATGTGATGATAGTGAATGAAGGAAAAAGAGCGGAGCTTAAAAGAGAAGTGGTAAAGTTTTTGGAGAACGTGACTAAAAGTGGACGAAGTAAGCGTGCAAGTAAAAGTGGAAGTTAA
- the thpR gene encoding RNA 2',3'-cyclic phosphodiesterase, whose product MPEPIRSFIAFDITSEEILKRLSEAQEKLVKTGADFKLVKPENIHITMRFLGNIQPNMVDRIHSEMEKVAFTPFDVEIRGIGAFPNLKYTRVVWAGIQKGAEKLEDIFNQLEPRLQELGFRPDKKGFSLHITIARIRTGRNKAELIRCVNELTSYEFGILKVNCLKLKKSVLTPKGPIYSTLKEVCREK is encoded by the coding sequence ATGCCAGAACCCATTCGAAGCTTTATTGCTTTTGACATTACCAGCGAAGAAATTTTGAAGCGCTTATCTGAAGCCCAAGAAAAGCTTGTAAAAACTGGCGCAGACTTCAAATTGGTCAAACCGGAAAACATCCACATTACGATGCGATTTCTAGGAAATATACAGCCAAACATGGTTGACAGAATCCACAGCGAAATGGAAAAAGTGGCTTTTACGCCCTTCGACGTGGAGATTCGAGGAATAGGTGCTTTTCCAAATCTTAAATATACCCGTGTTGTTTGGGCAGGCATCCAAAAAGGCGCCGAGAAGCTTGAAGACATCTTTAACCAGTTGGAGCCCCGTCTTCAAGAGTTGGGGTTTAGGCCTGATAAGAAGGGTTTCAGTCTTCACATTACAATTGCAAGAATAAGAACGGGCCGTAACAAGGCGGAGCTTATTCGTTGTGTAAACGAGTTAACAAGCTATGAGTTTGGAATTTTGAAAGTTAACTGTTTGAAACTTAAGAAAAGCGTCTTAACGCCTAAAGGTCCTATATACTCTACCTTGAAAGAGGTTTGCCGAGAGAAGTAA
- the cca gene encoding CCA tRNA nucleotidyltransferase, whose protein sequence is MVSKLERLLSKVLKKTTPSLEEKKHILALAKELKQKVEAAAQKARVDVEVHVEGSIAKNTWLRESPDIDIFMRVPPTVPRKAFGTLYLDIAKEATAGAEQIERFAEHPYLEAILDETRINIVPCYRVEKGKWKSAADRTPFHTDYMKPLLNEKLCGEIRLLKRFMTGIGVYGAEIKVGGFSGYLCELLVLFYDSFLQVLKAASNWKPRPLIDLEGYYEERERELKLIFEEPLVIVDPVDKGRNVASAVRQERLDEFVAASRALLDKPSTEFFYPSETKPFNSEELLQAVRNRGSSLVFIRLGRVKTVPDILWGQLYKSQRSLRKLVKRYDFRVIRDAVWSDEKSLNVFLLEVEHRCLPPLKKHLGPPLEKKNECERFLQKHTGSLRTLSGPRIEEKRWVVEITREYTNVVELLGDKLKDGGRNAGIAELVSQAVAKDLKILVNEEILSLYSHNQKFAKFLTEYLKGKPKWLT, encoded by the coding sequence ATGGTCTCAAAACTTGAAAGACTGCTGTCAAAGGTTTTGAAGAAGACTACACCTAGTCTTGAAGAGAAAAAACACATTCTTGCATTGGCAAAGGAGCTTAAGCAGAAAGTCGAAGCGGCTGCCCAGAAAGCTAGGGTAGACGTGGAAGTGCATGTTGAAGGCTCAATTGCAAAAAACACTTGGTTAAGGGAATCGCCAGACATTGACATTTTCATGCGGGTTCCACCAACCGTGCCACGGAAAGCTTTTGGCACCCTGTATTTAGACATTGCAAAAGAAGCGACAGCAGGTGCTGAGCAAATTGAGCGCTTCGCAGAACATCCCTATCTAGAAGCGATATTAGACGAGACTCGAATCAACATCGTTCCATGTTATCGAGTAGAAAAAGGTAAATGGAAAAGTGCCGCCGACCGCACTCCCTTTCACACAGACTACATGAAACCCTTATTGAATGAGAAACTTTGCGGCGAAATTCGCTTGTTGAAACGGTTCATGACGGGCATTGGTGTTTATGGGGCTGAAATTAAGGTAGGCGGCTTCAGCGGATACCTCTGCGAACTCCTCGTACTCTTTTACGACTCCTTTCTTCAAGTCTTGAAGGCTGCAAGCAACTGGAAGCCTCGACCACTCATTGATCTCGAAGGTTATTATGAAGAGCGAGAACGCGAATTGAAACTAATCTTTGAGGAGCCTTTAGTTATAGTTGACCCCGTTGACAAAGGAAGAAACGTCGCTTCAGCGGTAAGGCAAGAACGACTAGACGAATTTGTTGCTGCGTCAAGAGCCCTTCTAGACAAGCCAAGCACAGAGTTTTTTTATCCTTCAGAAACAAAGCCCTTTAACTCCGAAGAGCTGTTGCAGGCGGTGAGAAACCGTGGCTCAAGTCTCGTGTTTATACGGTTGGGGCGGGTGAAGACGGTTCCTGACATTCTTTGGGGACAGCTTTACAAATCTCAAAGGTCGCTTCGAAAACTTGTCAAACGGTATGACTTTAGAGTTATTCGTGATGCTGTGTGGAGTGATGAAAAAAGCCTGAATGTATTTCTTTTGGAAGTGGAGCATCGTTGTCTGCCACCTTTGAAAAAGCATCTTGGGCCACCTTTAGAGAAGAAGAATGAATGTGAACGGTTTCTTCAAAAGCACACTGGTTCACTACGAACGTTATCTGGACCTCGAATAGAAGAAAAACGATGGGTAGTGGAAATAACGCGGGAATATACGAATGTAGTTGAATTGTTGGGGGATAAGTTGAAGGATGGAGGAAGAAATGCTGGCATTGCAGAACTCGTTTCCCAAGCAGTTGCAAAGGACCTGAAGATTCTGGTTAATGAAGAAATTCTTTCATTGTATTCACACAATCAAAAGTTCGCGAAATTCTTAACCGAGTATCTTAAGGGAAAACCGAAATGGCTGACTTGA
- a CDS encoding GNAT family N-acetyltransferase — protein MADLRKVGVVIREYLSNDFSRVRELILKAENFGEPFLETELLNIKKNTSLGLGKVFVAMLKDQVIGYISLGRRIFALMVDSIIVDRNYQRKGVGKKLIEKAKEYAKSQGFHVLRTDTGTFMDYAIKFYLACGFEPCGYVQHDFGLGSKQLHFYIDLTTEKGDCSA, from the coding sequence ATGGCTGACTTGAGAAAAGTGGGAGTAGTAATTAGAGAATACTTGTCTAACGACTTTTCCCGAGTTAGAGAACTGATACTGAAAGCAGAAAACTTCGGCGAACCCTTCCTAGAAACTGAGCTACTGAACATCAAGAAAAACACTTCACTAGGCTTAGGCAAAGTCTTCGTTGCAATGTTGAAAGACCAAGTCATCGGCTACATTTCACTAGGCAGAAGAATTTTTGCGTTGATGGTAGATTCTATTATTGTCGACCGAAACTATCAAAGAAAAGGCGTGGGCAAAAAGCTTATTGAGAAAGCAAAAGAGTATGCAAAGTCACAAGGTTTTCATGTACTCCGTACGGACACCGGAACTTTCATGGACTACGCCATCAAGTTTTACCTTGCCTGCGGTTTTGAGCCATGCGGCTATGTGCAACACGACTTTGGCTTGGGTTCAAAGCAGCTACACTTCTACATAGATCTAACGACGGAAAAGGGAGACTGTTCTGCTTGA
- a CDS encoding F420-nonreducing hydrogenase: MLSLTCCAGCFLSFLSGGEDLYNFLTKDIEVIYSPTFVDTKEIPRVDLAIVEGGVKTEADEELLREIRAKSTTLVALGICATHGGVTSLGNRMSLKKFLEQKFPKTQSKFLPALKDMMYPICTFVDVDYYVPGCPPMPDRIIKTLRSVVKGEKPERVKEVVCLECPRKILPVKPGRLYGTYEKEADLNICLLSQGFICLGSLTRRGCGAPCPRAGFTCFGCRGPPDPLLYRSRDLFELLVNVTSKRTGIPAEDVRTELYANPFVFHAFIFSKTLERFKAKERVI, translated from the coding sequence ATGCTTTCTCTCACATGTTGCGCTGGCTGTTTCTTGTCTTTTCTAAGCGGCGGCGAAGATCTCTACAACTTTTTAACAAAAGATATTGAAGTTATATATTCACCAACCTTCGTAGACACGAAGGAAATTCCAAGGGTTGATTTGGCAATTGTTGAAGGAGGAGTTAAAACAGAGGCAGACGAGGAGCTGTTGCGAGAGATAAGAGCGAAATCCACCACACTCGTTGCCTTGGGCATATGTGCCACCCACGGCGGCGTAACAAGCCTCGGCAACCGCATGTCCTTAAAGAAGTTTCTCGAGCAAAAATTTCCAAAAACTCAATCCAAGTTTCTTCCAGCTTTGAAAGACATGATGTATCCCATTTGCACTTTTGTTGATGTCGACTACTATGTGCCAGGCTGTCCTCCGATGCCTGATCGTATCATAAAAACTTTGAGAAGTGTCGTTAAAGGTGAAAAACCCGAACGAGTCAAAGAAGTGGTCTGCTTAGAATGTCCCAGAAAGATACTCCCAGTAAAGCCGGGAAGGCTTTACGGGACTTACGAAAAGGAGGCAGACCTGAACATTTGTCTCCTAAGTCAAGGTTTCATCTGTTTAGGCTCTTTAACGCGTCGAGGCTGTGGTGCCCCATGTCCCAGAGCCGGGTTTACCTGTTTTGGCTGTCGTGGTCCTCCAGACCCACTGCTCTACCGGTCTAGAGATTTGTTTGAACTCTTAGTAAACGTCACTTCAAAGAGGACGGGAATTCCGGCTGAGGATGTTAGGACGGAGTTGTATGCTAATCCCTTCGTTTTTCACGCATTCATCTTCTCAAAGACCTTAGAACGGTTCAAGGCTAAGGAGAGAGTTATATGA